A part of Phoenix dactylifera cultivar Barhee BC4 chromosome 2, palm_55x_up_171113_PBpolish2nd_filt_p, whole genome shotgun sequence genomic DNA contains:
- the LOC103698619 gene encoding probable RNA-dependent RNA polymerase SHL2: MGSLGADERDQKELVVSQVSFGGFDERVSAKDLTDFLEHEAGLIWRCRVKNSWTPPESYPDYDVLDVSDVRRKDDYPKVVPHAFVHFATLDAAKRAINAAGKCELVLQGCPLRANSGTDSSFRISRRRTMDPFRFTDVGVEIGTLASRDEFLVAWKGPKSGVDFLIDPFDGRCRILFSKETAFAFKDIKEMAVLKCDFKVEFLARDINEVKLFTDQYPPAMLFQLASTPWVYYRTADDDILVTAPFSLLDDEDPWIRTTDFTPGGAISRCCSYRISFSPRYGRILKESLAYLKERRIAEHRPKRPLVVLEEPDFGTLMPDPFFSVQHKEGISFSIMFLVDALVHKGIVNQHQLSEEFFALLRSQSDSMNETALRHIWAYKTPIFDACRRLKLVQDWLLKNPKFLKSSKLSDDSSEVRRLVITPTKAYCLPPGVELSNRVLRNYKEVADRFLRVTFMDEGMQKLNNNVLNYYVAPIVKELTSNSFPQKTTVFRRVRSILIDGFHLCGRRYSFLAFSSNQLRDRSAWFFAEDSNTSVEDIRDWMGKFANKNVAKCAARMGQCFSSTYATVDVPPDQVNPLLPDIERKGYIFSDGIGKITPELAMEVAEKLQLTENPPSAYQIRYAGTKGVVAVWPGDDDGIRLSLRPSMNKFESSHTMLEVVSWTRFQPGFLNRQIVTLLSSLNVPDSVFASMQDSMIYKLNQMLVDTDVAFDVLTSSCAEQGNTAAIMLSAGFKPQTEPHLKAMLSCIRSAQLGDLLAKARIFVPKGRWLMGCLDELGVLEHGQCFIQSSIPSLENCFMKHGSRFSGIKKNRQVIVGTVAIAKNPCLHPGDIRILEAVDVPSLHHLVDCLVFPQKGDRPHANEASGSDLDGDLYFVTWDENLIPPGKKSWIPMDYTPAKPKLEPRGVTPRDIIDFFLKNMVNENLGVICNAHVVHADCSEYGALDEKCLQLAELAATAVDFPKTGKLVMMPPALKPKVYPDFMGKDDHMSYQSQKVLGILYRNIKDATDNDVSSELLCTAEELPYDADLDIPGASDYLADAWQNKCSYDGQLNALLAQYRVRSEGEVVTGHIWSLPKYNSRKQGELKERLRNAYSALHKEFRRIFENMGPDFQQLTDDEKCLSYEQKASAWYQVTYQPRWIKKLSEIEEADGDAVPARLSFAWIAADYLVRIKIRSGDRGRFDNKRPIDTLACYLSERI, translated from the exons ATGGGTTCGCTAGGGGCAGATGAGAGGGACCAGAAGGAGTTGGTCGTCAGCCAGGTCAGCTTCGGCGGCTTCGATGAGAGGGTCTCCGCGAAGGACCTCACGGATTTCTTGGAGCACGAAGCTGGCTTGATATGGCGGTGTAGAGTGAAGAATTCCTGGACGCCGCCTGAATCCTACCCCGACTATGACGTCCTCGACGTGTCCGACGTCCGGAGGAAGGATGACTATCCGAAGGTGGTTCCTCACGCTTTTGTTCACTTTGCCACTCTCGATGCCGCCAAGAGGGCGATCAATGCTGCTGGCAAGTGCGAGCTTGTCTTGCAAGGCTGCCCTCTGAGGGCAAATTCCGGGACCGACAGCTCGTTCCGCATTAGCCGGCGGCGGACGATGGATCCCTTTCGGTTCACCGATGTTGGTGTCGAGATTGGAACACTGGCTAGCAGGGATGAATTCTTGGTTGCATGGAAGGGACCGAAGTCGGGGGTTGATTTCCTAATTGATCCCTTTGATGGGCGCTGCAGGATTCTTTTCTCTAAAGAGACTGCATTCGCCTTCAAGGATATAAAAGAGATGGCAGTGTTAAAATGTGATTTCAAGGTGGAATTCTTGGCAAGGGACATCAATGAGGTTAAGCTGTTTACAGACCAGTACCCCCCTGCGATGCTTTTTCAGCTCGCGTCTACCCCGTGGGTGTATTACAGAACTGCTGATGATGACATACTTGTGACTGCCCCGTTTAGTCTGTTGGATGATGAAGATCCATGGATCAGAACGACGGACTTCACTCCTGGTGGTGCCATTAGTAGGTGTTGTTCATATCGCATTTCATTCTCTCCTCGCTATGGGCGTATATTGAAGGAATCCCTCGCCTATCTAAAGGAGCGTAGGATAGCTGAGCACCGGCCTAAACGGCCACTTGTAGTCCTAGAGGAGCCTGACTTCGGTACACTCATGCCTGACCCTTTTTTCTCTGTTCAGCATAAGGAAGGCATCAGTTTCTCGATAATGTTCTTGGTAGATGCATTGGTGCACAAAGGAATTGTCAATCAGCACCAGCTATCCGAAGAGTTCTTTGCCTTGCTGAGGAGCCAGAGTGATTCGATGAATGAAACAGCACTGAGGCATATATGGGCTTACAAAACCCCTATTTTTGATGCTTGCAGAAGGTTGAAGCTCGTCCAGGACTGGCTGCTAAAGAACCCCAAGTTTCTCAAGAGCTCCAAGCTTTCTGATGATAGCAGTGAAGTGAGGAGGCTGGTTATAACACCGACAAAGGCATATTGTCTCCCCCCAGGGGTAGAACTTTCTAACAGGGTTCTTAGGAATTATAAAGAGGTTGCTGATAGGTTTTTGAGGGTGACTTTCATGGATGAAGGCATGCAGAAGCTGAATAACAATGTTCTAAATTATTATGTTGCTCCAATCGTCAAGGAACTGACATCAAACTCATTCCCACAGAAGACGACAGTGTTCAGGAGGGTGAGGAGTATTTTAATAGATGGATTCCACCTCTGTGGTAGAAGGTATTCCTTTCTAGCATTTTCATCTAATCAGCTTAGGGACCGATCTGCATGGTTTTTTGCAGAGGATAGCAACACATCTGTGGAGGACATCAGGGATTGGATGGGGAAGTTTGCTAATAAAAATGTGGCAAAATGTGCAGCTAGAATGGGACAATGTTTTTCATCTACATATGCCACAGTGGATGTGCCACCGGACCAGGTTAATCCATTACTTCCAGATATTGAAAGAAAGGGGTACATCTTTTCAGATGGCATTGGAAAGATCACACCGGAGCTGGCAATGGAAGTTGCTGAAAAATTGCAATTAACTGAGAATCCCCCTTCTGCCTATCAAATCAGATATGCTGGCACCAAGGGGGTTGTAGCTGTTTGGCCAGGAGATGATGATGGGATCCGGCTATCACTAAGGCCAAGCATGAATAAGTTTGAGTCCAGCCACACGATGTTGGAGGTTGTATCATGGACGAGGTTCCAGCCAGGCTTCTTAAACCGACAAATCGTGACATTGCTTTCATCCTTGAATGTTCCTGACAGTGTATTTGCAAGCATGCAAGATTCAATGATCTATAAGCTGAACCAGATGCTTGTAGACACTGATGTTGCATTCGATGTCCTTACCAGTTCGTGTGCtgagcaagggaatacagcagCAATAATGCTGAGTGCTGGCTTTAAACCTCAAACGGAGCCTCATTTGAAAGCAATGCTTTCATGCATAAGGTCTGCGCAGTTAGGAGATCTTTTGGCAAAAGCAAGAATTTTTGTTCCAAAGGGAAGGTGGTTGATGGGTTGTCTTGATGAACTTGGGGTACTCGAGCATGGACAATGCTTCATTCAGTCCTCAATTCCTTCATTAGAAAATTGTTTCATGAAGCATGGCTCAAGATTTTctggaataaagaaaaatagacaAGTAATTGTGGGTACTGTGGCCATAGCCAAGAACCCCTGTCTTCATCCAGGAGATATTCGGATTTTGGAAGCAGTTGATGTGCCTAGCTTGCACCATCTTGTTGATTGCTTGGTATTCCCACAGAAAGGAGATAGGCCTCATGCAAATGAGGCATCAGGAAGTGACCTTGATGGTGATCTTTATTTTGTTACATGGGATGAAAATCTTATACCTCCAGGCAAGAAGAGTTGGATCCCAATGGACTACACCCCTGCTAAGCCCAAACTTGAGCCACGCGGGGTGACTCCTCGA GACATTATTGACTTCTTCTTGAAGAACATGGTCAATGAAAATCTTGGTGTCATTTGCAATGCTCACGTTGTTCATGCAGACTGCAGTGAATATGGAGCATTGGATGAAAAGTGCCTCCAACTGGCTGAGCTGGCAGCTACTGCTGTAGACTTCCCCAAAACAGGGAAGCTTGTAATGATGCCACCAGCCCTAAAACCCAAAGTTTATCCTGACTTCATGGGCAAGGATGACCATATGTCCTACCAGTCACAGAAGGTCTTGGGAATTCTTTATCGGAACATTAAAGATGCCACCGACAATGATGTGTCATCTGAACTGCTCTGTACTGCTGAGGAATTACCATATGATGCAGATCTTGATATACCTGGGGCCTCTGATTACCTTGCTGATGCTTGGCAAAACAAATGCTCATATGATGGGCAGCTAAATGCGTTGTTGGCGCAGTACAGAGTTAGATCAGAAGGGGAGGTTGTAACCGGGCATATTTGGTCCCTGCCAAAATACAATAGCAGGAAGCAAGGGGAGCTGAAGGAGCGGCTAAGGAATGCGTACTCTGCTCTCCACAAGGAATTCAGACGCATATTCGAGAATATGGGGCCTGATTTTCAACAACTCACAGATGATGAGAAGTGCTTATCATATGAACAAAAGGCTTCAGCATGGTACCAAGTGACTTATCAACCCCGCTGGATTAAGAAGTTAAGTGAAATCGAGGAGGCAGATGGGGATGCAGTGCCTGCGCGGCTTAGCTTTGCATGGATAGCGGCTGATTACCTGGTTCGAATCAAGATAAGGTCTGGAGATAGGGGAAGGTTCGACAATAAAAGGCCAATTGATACACTTGCATGCTATCTCTCGGAAAGGATATGA
- the LOC103698620 gene encoding uncharacterized protein LOC103698620: MSTLRHKCVGVTWQGRFYVVGGFTDGRVPSPVARSSAEVFDAQRGEWELVPGMWQLDVPPNQIVEVEGQLFSSGDCLNTWKGHIEAYDGKLNIWNIVERSHLHDPSSLVVGVDLGGGPAVRMLYLTMASIGTQLYFLAGYRMPGDEVRSVSVVHTFDTVSGTGEAWRSSEPMEVDEVKELCSHCCVLQLS, translated from the coding sequence ATGAGCACGCTGCGGCACAAATGCGTCGGAGTCACGTGGCAGGGGAGGTTCTACGTCGTCGGCGGGTTCACCGACGGGAGGGTGCCGTCGCCGGTGGCCCGGAGCTCGGCGGAGGTGTTCGATGCCCAGCGGGGGGAGTGGGAACTCGTGCCAGGGATGTGGCAGCTAGACGTACCGCCCAACCAGATCGTGGAGGTGGAGGGGCAGCTGTTCAGCTCCGGCGACTGCCTCAACACGTGGAAGGGACACATCGAGGCCTACGACGGGAAGCTCAACATCTGGAATATCGTCGAGCGGTCGCACCTCCACGACCCATCGTCGCTTGTCGTCGGAGTCGACCTGGGTGGTGGGCCGGCGGTGCGGATGCTGTACCTCACGATGGCTTCAATTGGGACGCAGCTATACTTCCTCGCCGGGTACCGGATGCCGGGGGACGAGGTCAGGTCGGTGTCGGTGGTGCACACGTTCGACACGGTGTCGGGGACCGGGGAGGCGTGGCGGAGCTCTGAGCCGATGGAGGTTGATGAGGTGAAGGAGCTGTGCAGTCACTGCTGTGTGCTGCAGCTCTCTTGA